The Halostagnicola larsenii XH-48 region GAGTCCACCGGGATACCAGCTTTTATTCGATCCCACAACGGGGCTACCGACATGGGAACAGGCATCGCTCAGGAAGTCACGGCCGGCGACTGTACGGACCTTTATTGCGTTGATACTGGCATGTTCGGCACCGACGAGTACGGCGCGGTCTACCTACTCGAGAGCGAGCGTCCCGCGATCGTCGAAACGGGCGTCGGGACGAACTACGAGCGGATCCTCGAGGCGATGGACGAGGTCGGAATCGCTCGCGAGGACCTCGAGGTGATCGCGGTCACGCACATCCACCTCGATCACGCCGGTGGTGCGGGGCTGCTCGCGGCGGCGTGTCCGAACGCGGACGTCTACGTGCCGTCGATCGGCGCGAGCCACCTCGTCGACCCATCGCGGCTGGTCGAAGGCACGAAACAGGCGGTCGGCGACCGGTGGGAGTTCTACGCCGACCCGGAACCGATCCCGGAGGACCGCATCGTCGAACTCGAGGACGGTGACGAGATAGATTTGGGTAATCACGAACTGCGCGTCCACGCGGCACCCGGGCACGCGCCCCATCAGGTCGTCTTCGAAGACCCCGCAAACGACGCGGTGTTCACCGGTGACGCGGCGGGGATCTGGGTGCCCGAACTCGCGGAGATCCGCGAGACCTCGCCGCCGTCGAACTTCGACCTCGAGCAGTGTCTCGAGGACGTCGAGACGCTGCAGGCGATCGATCCGGACGTCCTGCTGTACACCCACTTCGGGCCGCGAGCGGTCGGCGACGACGCGACGGCCGCGCTCGAGACGTACGCGACGGTTCTGCGCGAGTGGGTCGACGAGGTCGAGGACAAACGCAACGAACTCGGGGACGACGAGGCGGTCGTCGAGCACTTCGGGGACAACGCGACGTCGGTCGGGGCCTGGGGCGAGCGGGCGGCTCGAGCCGAGGCGCGGATGAACACCCGCGGCGCACTCGGATACCTCGATCACCGGGAGTGACCCACCGGTCGAACGCCGGCTTTTCGGGTTCGTTTCGGTAACCCGTACGAAACCCGAAACGAATAAACCTCGAAACATGTGTGACTCGTTTCAACATGTTTTATCGCTCGGGACCGTCTGTCACACACGTATGAACTGGCGCGACGCCGAACGTGAACACGACGACGAGGTAATCGGTGAGACGACGCTCGCACGAATGTTCGAGAACGCCGCAGCGCGCCACCCCAACAGGCCGGCTCAGCAGTACAAGGGTGGGATCTACGACCGTTCGCTCACCCCGTCGGTCCTCCCCGCTGCCGACCCCGGTCGATTCCGCACGATTTCGTACACGGAGATGCGAAATATCGTGCGAAACCTCGCGGCGGGGTTTCGGGACCTCGGCGTCGAAACCGGCGATCGGGTCGGCATCTTCTCGAACACCCGGATGGAGTGGGCTCAGACCGACTTCGGTCTGCTCGGTGCCGGGGGCGTCATCACGACCGTCTACACCAGTTCCTCGCCCGACCAGGTCCGCTACCTGCTCGAGGATCCCGACGCGTCGGGCGTCGTCGTCGAAAACGGACAGCTCCTCGAGCGCGTCCTCGAGGTCGAAGACGACCTGGATCTCGAGTTTATCGTCTCGATCGATCGCCTCGAGGGATACGACGACCGCGAGGACATCCTGACGCTCGCCGAGGTTCACGACCGCGGGGAGGACGCATTCGACCTCGAGGCCTACGAGGGTTGGGTCGACGAGCCCGCGATGGACGATCTGGCGAGTTTGATTTACACCAGCGGAACGACCGGGAAACCGAAGGGCGTCCAGCTCACACACCGGAACTTCCGGTCGAACGTGAACCAGGTTCGAAAGCGATACGGGCCGCGCCCGGACAAGGGCGAGGACGTTCCGGTGATCGACGAAGAGACGACGGTCGTCTCCTACCTCCCGCTCGCACACGTCTTCGAACGGACGGCGGGTCACTTCCTGATGTTCGCGAGCGGTTCCTGCGTCGCCTACGCGGAGAACACGGAGACGCTTCAGGAGGACTTCGGGCTGGTTCAGCCACAGAGTTCGACGAGCGTGCCCCGGGTCTACGAGAAGATCTACGACGCGATCCGCGAGCAGGCGAGCGAGTCGCCTGTCAAAGAGCGGATCTTCAACTGGGCGACCGGCGTCGGTCGAGAGTATCAGAACGCGGACTCGCCGGGGCCGGTGCTCTCGCTCAAGCACTCGCTCGCGGACAAACTGGTCTTCTCGACAGTCAGGGAAGCACTCGGCGGCGAAGTCGAGATGCTGATCAGCGGCGGCGGGAGCCTCTCGCCCGATCTGGCGACGCTCTATCACGGGATGGGACTGCCGATCTACGAAGGATATGGTCTGACCGAAACGTCGCCCGTCGTCGCCTGTAACCCGATGGAGGAACCGAAGATCGGAACGATCGGGCCGAGCCTCCCCGGCGTCGACGTTACGATCGATGAATCCGTCGCCGAAGACGACACCTTCGACGACGATCCGGGCGAGGGCGGCGAACTGCTCGTCAACGGGGAGAACGTCACGCAGGGCTACTGGAACAAACCCGGCGCGACCGACCGCGCGTTCATCGAAGACGAGGACGGCACGCGCTGGTTCCGGACCGGCGATATCGTCCACCTGCGCCCCGACGACTACATCGAGTTCCGCGAACGCGTAAAGCAGATCCTCGTGCTCTCGACCGGAAAGAACGTCGCGCCCGCGCCAATCGAGGACTCCTTCGCCGCGAGCGAGGTCGTCGAACAGTGTATGGTCGTCGGCGACGGGGAGAAGTTCGTCGGCGCGCTACTGGTTCCGAACACGGCGCACATCCTCGAGTGGGCCGAGAAGGAGGGGATCGACCTCCCGGACGATCCCGAAGCGATCTGTCGCGACGAACGGGTACAGGCGTATATTCAGGCGGAAGTCGATCGCGTCAACGAGAACTTCGAGAAACACGAGACGATCAAGCAGTTCCGACTGGTCCCACAGGAGTTCACCGAGGAAAACGATATGCTCACGCCGAC contains the following coding sequences:
- a CDS encoding AMP-dependent synthetase/ligase; amino-acid sequence: MNWRDAEREHDDEVIGETTLARMFENAAARHPNRPAQQYKGGIYDRSLTPSVLPAADPGRFRTISYTEMRNIVRNLAAGFRDLGVETGDRVGIFSNTRMEWAQTDFGLLGAGGVITTVYTSSSPDQVRYLLEDPDASGVVVENGQLLERVLEVEDDLDLEFIVSIDRLEGYDDREDILTLAEVHDRGEDAFDLEAYEGWVDEPAMDDLASLIYTSGTTGKPKGVQLTHRNFRSNVNQVRKRYGPRPDKGEDVPVIDEETTVVSYLPLAHVFERTAGHFLMFASGSCVAYAENTETLQEDFGLVQPQSSTSVPRVYEKIYDAIREQASESPVKERIFNWATGVGREYQNADSPGPVLSLKHSLADKLVFSTVREALGGEVEMLISGGGSLSPDLATLYHGMGLPIYEGYGLTETSPVVACNPMEEPKIGTIGPSLPGVDVTIDESVAEDDTFDDDPGEGGELLVNGENVTQGYWNKPGATDRAFIEDEDGTRWFRTGDIVHLRPDDYIEFRERVKQILVLSTGKNVAPAPIEDSFAASEVVEQCMVVGDGEKFVGALLVPNTAHILEWAEKEGIDLPDDPEAICRDERVQAYIQAEVDRVNENFEKHETIKQFRLVPQEFTEENDMLTPTMKKKRRVILERFDERVDEIYAEE
- a CDS encoding MBL fold metallo-hydrolase, translating into MGTGIAQEVTAGDCTDLYCVDTGMFGTDEYGAVYLLESERPAIVETGVGTNYERILEAMDEVGIAREDLEVIAVTHIHLDHAGGAGLLAAACPNADVYVPSIGASHLVDPSRLVEGTKQAVGDRWEFYADPEPIPEDRIVELEDGDEIDLGNHELRVHAAPGHAPHQVVFEDPANDAVFTGDAAGIWVPELAEIRETSPPSNFDLEQCLEDVETLQAIDPDVLLYTHFGPRAVGDDATAALETYATVLREWVDEVEDKRNELGDDEAVVEHFGDNATSVGAWGERAARAEARMNTRGALGYLDHRE